In Mytilus edulis chromosome 6, xbMytEdul2.2, whole genome shotgun sequence, the following proteins share a genomic window:
- the LOC139527370 gene encoding uncharacterized protein — MAASDPYCLVCEQKDVVKPAVIWCNICEGLCDECSFVHKFIKGCLSPLHTTILVDDRKKLPTFITEIKQICEDHSEPFVLYCAIHDEPCCSQCSAQKHSTCSGFRSLEIMTKNAAESASLTDIENGIDRLSKNCDIVRSNRETALTKYQEEVNSLKSSLKSLRENMIKVFDQMEIDMINKVEKIGKPYTEEIESITSVMTNLSLRLRDMRNAVTTMQSFGTSYQIFAGTRKLRTELDKEEHILEALLIDGKVLRQKNISFKFEFASLPAVVKKAVDFETEETNCTLQLLGNQSIQTQLVRQNIYTIEDIKFNRVNSFDLSNPESERFVAGCVFLREGGFAFTDWSDNKEVVICTEDGVVVRTFQQRDKPYGISRYSQHSIAITIPNLKESILIDLETAEEKGKISFENRCWGVTSDGTQRYIRIFKGGIQRVDDDGKSLKSLPEEGLVTHVAYSNEKLYYTQHNPDLVKCCAIDGDAVWQLSTDGEPRGITVGKHGFVVVALKTSNKVIAISPNGISSKDITSSFDGVSSPYAVDYDLDRDKLLVAKDKTGFFEVYDVSFE; from the coding sequence ATGGCAGCCTCTGATCCATATTGCTTAGTTTGTGAGCAGAAGGATGTTGTAAAACCTGCTGTCATATGGTGCAATATATGCGAAGGCCTATGTGATGAATGTAGTTTTGTCCATAAATTTATAAAAGGCTGTTTATCTCCATTACATACCACTATTTTGGTAGACGACCGCAAGAAATTACCAACATTCATTACAGAAATAAAGCAGATCTGCGAAGACCACAGTGAACCTTTTGTTTTATATTGCGCTATTCACGACGAACCATGTTGCTCACAATGTAGTGCTCAAAAGCATTCAACTTGCTCAGGTTTCCGTTCGCTGGAGATCATGACTAAGAATGCAGCAGAATCAGCATCTCTGACTGACATTGAAAATGGCATTGATAGACTCAGTAAAAACTGTGATATTGTCAGAAGCAACAGAGAAACCGCACTGACAAAATATCAAGAAGAGGTGAACAGTTTGAAGTCCAGTTTGAAATCTTTACGTGAAAACATGATAAAGGTATTTGATCAAATGGAAATTGATATGATCAACAAGGTCGAAAAAATCGGGAAACCATACACAGAGGAAATAGAAAGCATTACATCTGTTATGACAAATCTTAGTTTGCGATTACGAGACATGCGCAACGCTGTAACAACTATGCAATCATTCGGAACCAGTTATCAAATTTTCGCTGGGACAAGGAAATTGAGAACTGAGCTTGATAAAGAAGAACATATTTTGGAGGCTCTCCTTATTGACGGCAAAGTATTAAGACAGAAAAACATTTCTTTTAAGTTTGAATTTGCTTCTTTGCCAGCGGTAGTTAAAAAGGCAGTGGATTTTGAAACAGAAGAGACTAATTGTACTCTACAACTTTTGGGAAACCAGTCAATTCAAACTCAGTTGGTGAGACAAAACATTTATACTATTGAAGATATCAAATTTAATAGGGTAAATTCGTTTGATTTGTCTAATCCTGAATCTGAAAGATTTGTTGCTGGTTGTGTATTTTTACGCGAAGGAGGATTTGCGTTTACTGACTGGAGCGATAATAAAGAGGTCGTCATTTGCACAGAGGATGGGGTAGTTGTCAGAACATTTCAGCAAAGGGACAAACCTTACGGAATTTCTCGTTATTCTCAGCATTCAATTGCAATTACGATTCCAAATTTAAAGGAAAGTATTCTTATTGATTTAGAGACAGCCGAAGAGAAAGGTAAAATATCATTCGAAAACAGATGTTGGGGAGTTACATCTGATGGTACACAACGTTATATAAGGATATTTAAAGGTGGTATTCAACGCGTTGATGATGACGGTAAGTCTCTGAAAAGCTTGCCTGAAGAAGGACTTGTCACTCACGTTGCCTATTCTAACGAAAAATTGTACTACACCCAACATAATCCGGATTTAGTCAAGTGTTGTGCTATTGATGGGGATGCAGTATGGCAATTATCAACAGATGGAGAACCTAGAGGTATAACTGTGGGAAAACACGGTTTTGTTGTCGTTGCTCTAAAAACAAGTAATAAAGTAATAGCAATCAGTCCAAATGGAATATCATCAAAAGATATAACTTCTAGTTTTGATGGTGTCAGTTCTCCTTACGCAGTAGATTACGATTTAGACAGGGATAAATTGCTTGTGGCTAAAGATAAAACTGGCTTTTTCGAAGTATACGATGTTTCGTTTGAATAA